A single region of the Massilia sp. erpn genome encodes:
- a CDS encoding antiactivator of flagellar biosynthesis FleN protein → MANFNFDQAEGLRRMLAGPQPRIITFLSATPRDDKGSMLVNLGASLARAGNDVVLVDACDSEHGVASRLGLDGGARLLDVARQQCALNEVIQAAPQGFGVVSMTGGEARRGPDEGRRLAKAFDVLAKQSGILIVDGEFDGEAFPVPIMASSEIVVQVSNSAESIKNAYLMIKRLSHELGRRPFGILVTGATEAEARLVYDNMAQAASRYLAVNLVSMGSVPADEYLHRAARLGRAVVDAFPLAGASVAFRQLAGRFALAAAPSLSTGSNSHF, encoded by the coding sequence TTGGCTAACTTCAATTTCGACCAGGCCGAAGGCCTGCGCCGCATGCTGGCGGGGCCGCAGCCGCGCATCATCACCTTCCTCTCGGCCACGCCACGCGACGACAAGGGATCCATGCTGGTCAATCTGGGCGCCTCGCTGGCGCGCGCCGGCAACGATGTGGTGCTGGTCGATGCCTGCGACAGCGAACACGGGGTGGCTTCGCGCCTCGGCCTGGACGGCGGTGCGCGCCTGCTCGACGTGGCGCGCCAGCAATGCGCGCTCAATGAAGTGATCCAGGCCGCGCCGCAAGGCTTCGGCGTGGTTTCGATGACGGGCGGCGAAGCGCGCCGCGGCCCGGACGAAGGACGCCGCCTGGCCAAGGCCTTCGATGTGCTGGCCAAGCAGAGCGGCATCCTGATCGTCGATGGCGAGTTCGATGGCGAGGCCTTCCCGGTGCCCATCATGGCCAGTTCCGAGATCGTGGTGCAGGTCTCGAACAGCGCTGAATCCATTAAAAATGCTTATCTAATGATTAAGCGTCTGAGCCATGAACTGGGCCGCCGCCCCTTCGGCATCCTGGTAACCGGTGCGACAGAGGCCGAAGCGAGGTTGGTTTACGATAATATGGCGCAGGCGGCAAGCCGTTACCTGGCCGTGAACCTGGTTTCCATGGGTTCCGTGCCGGCCGACGAGTATCTGCACCGCGCAGCGCGCCTGGGGCGCGCGGTGGTTGACGCATTCCCGCTGGCCGGTGCTTCGGTCGCGTTTCGTCAGCTGGCTGGCCGCTTTGCGCTGGCTGCTGCGCCGTCCTTATCCACGGGGAGCAACAGCCATTTTTAG
- a CDS encoding RNA polymerase sigma factor FliA, with protein sequence MYTVKGKVDKDSLLTEHMPLVKRLAHHMKAKLPPSVEVDDLVQAGMIGLLDAINRYEETHGAQFETYAVMRIRGAMLDELRSSDWMPRSMRQDMRKIESAMSTLQQRLGRPPSESEVAKMLKLSLSDYQEMLSEGGGHQLVYYEDFHDEDGNDSFLDRYAHDEDADPLRALLDTDFRQAVIDAIDALPPREKMLMGLYYEEELNLKEIGAVMGVSESRVSQLHTQAVARLRATLREQAWTGPA encoded by the coding sequence ATGTACACGGTCAAAGGGAAGGTGGACAAGGATTCGCTGCTGACGGAGCATATGCCCTTGGTCAAGCGCCTGGCCCACCATATGAAGGCAAAATTGCCGCCCAGCGTAGAAGTGGATGACCTGGTACAGGCGGGGATGATCGGCTTGCTCGATGCGATCAACCGTTATGAAGAAACCCATGGTGCCCAGTTTGAAACCTATGCGGTGATGCGCATCCGCGGCGCCATGCTGGACGAATTGCGCAGCAGCGACTGGATGCCGCGCAGCATGCGCCAGGACATGCGCAAGATCGAAAGCGCCATGTCCACGCTGCAGCAGCGCCTGGGCCGGCCGCCGAGCGAATCGGAAGTGGCGAAGATGCTCAAGCTCTCGCTCTCCGATTACCAGGAAATGCTGTCCGAAGGCGGCGGCCACCAGCTGGTGTACTACGAGGATTTCCACGACGAGGACGGCAACGACAGCTTCCTCGACCGCTATGCCCACGACGAGGACGCCGATCCGCTGCGCGCCTTGCTCGACACCGACTTCCGCCAAGCCGTGATCGATGCCATCGATGCGCTGCCGCCGCGCGAGAAGATGCTGATGGGCCTGTATTACGAGGAAGAATTGAATCTGAAGGAAATCGGCGCGGTGATGGGTGTCTCCGAATCGCGCGTATCGCAACTGCATACCCAGGCCGTGGCACGGCTGCGGGCGACTTTGAGGGAGCAGGCATGGACTGGGCCAGCGTAA
- a CDS encoding flagellar motor protein, giving the protein MDWASVIGVLLGLAGVLVGQGLEGGKWSSLVQPAAFAIVVVGTFGAVLLQTRPSTLRRGVWMLRWVFAPPADSRAALARDINAWNLAARRDGLLSLERFMLSSKDKFNAKGLRMIVDGVAPDKLRQLLDTEITAFEMAERQAVRIWESAAGYSPTIGILGAVLGLISVMENLSDPSKLGPGIAVAFVSTIYGVGLANLFFYPIANKLKNIVTQQVHQQEIAAAVFYDIATGDFTRIIDERVATLLREH; this is encoded by the coding sequence ATGGACTGGGCCAGCGTAATTGGTGTCTTGCTGGGACTGGCCGGGGTGCTGGTCGGCCAGGGCCTGGAGGGCGGTAAATGGTCGTCCCTGGTGCAGCCGGCCGCTTTCGCCATCGTGGTGGTCGGCACTTTCGGCGCCGTGCTGCTGCAAACCCGCCCGTCCACCCTGCGCCGCGGCGTGTGGATGCTGCGCTGGGTGTTCGCGCCGCCGGCCGACAGCCGCGCCGCGCTGGCGCGCGACATCAATGCCTGGAACCTGGCGGCGCGGCGTGACGGCCTGCTGTCGCTGGAGCGCTTCATGCTCTCGTCCAAGGACAAGTTCAATGCCAAGGGCTTGCGCATGATCGTCGACGGCGTCGCGCCCGACAAGCTGCGCCAGCTGCTCGACACCGAGATCACGGCCTTTGAAATGGCCGAACGCCAGGCCGTGCGCATCTGGGAATCGGCGGCCGGCTATTCGCCCACCATCGGCATCCTGGGCGCGGTGCTGGGCCTGATCAGCGTAATGGAAAACCTGAGCGACCCGAGCAAGCTGGGGCCGGGCATTGCCGTGGCCTTCGTCTCCACCATTTACGGCGTGGGCCTGGCCAATCTGTTCTTCTACCCGATCGCCAACAAGCTGAAAAATATCGTCACGCAGCAGGTGCACCAGCAGGAAATCGCCGCCGCCGTGTTCTACGACATCGCCACCGGCGACTTCACGCGCATCATCGACGAGCGCGTCGCCACGCTGCTGCGGGAACATTGA
- the motD gene encoding flagellar motor protein MotD, translating into MERRARRKFDDEPENHERWLISYADFITLLFAFFVVMYAISSVNIGKYKVFSDALGDAFGGQGSAEPVNTQVQNLPIPNPGLKRRTELIRKEKEQMTKLAQDLLSTLAPLVKEGKVRVTQNSRGVSVEINASVLFDPGDARLTVESREALQAVAILLKDDSHAVQVEGHSDNVPIRNAIFPSNWELSAMRAGSVVRLFIEAGVPPERMTAVGHASNFPVAPNDTPEGRARNRRVAVTILSGIPDPSTEIPTDATPAAPQP; encoded by the coding sequence ATGGAACGCCGCGCGCGCCGCAAGTTCGACGATGAGCCGGAAAACCATGAGCGCTGGCTGATTTCCTACGCCGATTTCATTACCCTGCTGTTTGCCTTCTTCGTCGTGATGTATGCGATCTCCTCGGTCAATATCGGCAAGTACAAGGTGTTTTCCGACGCGCTCGGCGATGCCTTCGGCGGCCAGGGTTCGGCCGAACCGGTCAATACCCAGGTGCAGAACCTGCCCATCCCCAATCCCGGCCTGAAGCGGCGCACCGAGCTGATCCGCAAGGAAAAGGAGCAGATGACCAAATTGGCCCAGGATCTGCTGTCGACCCTGGCGCCCCTGGTGAAGGAAGGCAAGGTGCGCGTGACGCAGAACAGCCGCGGGGTCAGCGTCGAGATCAATGCCAGCGTGCTGTTCGATCCGGGCGATGCGCGCCTGACGGTCGAATCGCGCGAGGCGCTGCAGGCGGTGGCCATCCTGCTCAAGGATGATAGCCATGCGGTGCAGGTGGAGGGGCATAGCGACAATGTGCCGATCCGCAACGCCATCTTCCCCTCGAACTGGGAATTGTCGGCCATGCGCGCCGGCAGCGTGGTGCGCCTGTTCATCGAAGCGGGCGTGCCGCCCGAGCGCATGACGGCGGTCGGCCATGCTTCGAACTTCCCGGTGGCGCCCAACGACACGCCCGAAGGGCGGGCGCGCAACCGCCGCGTCGCCGTCACCATCCTGTCCGGCATTCCCGACCCAAGTACGGAAATCCCCACCGACGCCACCCCCGCCGCGCCCCAGCCCTGA
- a CDS encoding flagella synthesis protein FlgN has translation MNTVSPMASLHEEQNLISALLEILKLEQKHLVAADIDSLTALTPQKTALVNQMAVLASQRHSALGAAGYAAQESGMEAWLAASGDATAHSLWQQVLELTREAKEMNRLNGVLINKHLNHTQGALNALRPQTQSQVYGPSGHATAGRSSRGFLAR, from the coding sequence ATGAACACCGTGTCCCCGATGGCCAGCCTGCATGAAGAGCAGAACCTGATTTCCGCCCTGCTGGAAATCCTGAAGCTGGAGCAAAAACATCTGGTGGCCGCGGACATCGACAGCCTGACCGCCCTCACCCCGCAGAAAACGGCGCTGGTGAACCAGATGGCGGTGCTGGCCAGCCAGCGTCACAGCGCCCTCGGCGCCGCCGGCTACGCCGCCCAGGAAAGCGGCATGGAAGCCTGGCTGGCCGCGAGCGGCGACGCCACTGCCCATAGCCTGTGGCAGCAGGTGCTGGAGCTGACGCGCGAAGCCAAGGAAATGAACCGCCTGAATGGCGTGCTGATCAACAAACACCTGAACCATACGCAAGGCGCGCTGAACGCGCTGCGTCCCCAGACCCAAAGCCAGGTCTACGGCCCCAGCGGCCACGCCACGGCCGGCCGCAGCAGCCGCGGCTTCCTCGCCCGCTAA
- the flgM gene encoding flagellar biosynthesis anti-sigma factor FlgM has product MKINNSVNTTPGLQNTPAPANSTARGADKAAAPAPQAGADNVRLSAQGQAMAAGAASSSNAVFDSKKVERIKLAIADGQFQVNSEKVADGLLETVKDLLHSRKR; this is encoded by the coding sequence GTGAAGATCAATAATTCAGTTAACACCACACCGGGCCTGCAGAACACGCCGGCGCCCGCCAATAGCACCGCGCGCGGCGCGGACAAGGCGGCTGCCCCGGCGCCCCAGGCCGGGGCAGACAATGTACGCCTGTCGGCACAAGGACAGGCCATGGCGGCCGGAGCAGCCAGCAGCAGCAACGCCGTGTTCGACAGCAAAAAGGTCGAGCGCATCAAATTGGCGATTGCTGATGGCCAGTTCCAGGTCAATTCAGAAAAAGTAGCGGACGGCTTGCTGGAAACGGTCAAGGATCTGCTGCACTCGCGTAAACGTTAG
- the flgA gene encoding flagellar basal body P-ring formation chaperone FlgA yields MKLLTLSTLFLSAGAALAQPAARTDAAVLQQTVEQFLQVQTGGLPGKVSLSVGPIEPRLSLGACAAPEAFLMPGARAWGRTTVGVRCAAPSVWTVYIQARVTVQGDYIASAVPLAQGQPIVAAQLTTLKGDLTALPPGVATDASQVVGRSSNLSLPAGVPLRLDTLRSQQVVLQGQLVRLVSSGNGFSISSEGKAAANAAEGQTVQVRTASGQSVSGVARAGGLVEVAF; encoded by the coding sequence ATGAAACTGCTGACTCTCTCCACCCTGTTCCTGTCGGCCGGCGCCGCGCTGGCGCAGCCCGCCGCACGCACCGACGCCGCTGTGCTGCAGCAGACGGTCGAGCAATTTCTGCAAGTACAGACGGGTGGCCTGCCGGGCAAGGTCAGCCTCAGCGTCGGCCCCATCGAGCCGCGCCTGAGCCTGGGCGCCTGCGCCGCGCCGGAAGCGTTTCTGATGCCGGGCGCGCGCGCCTGGGGCCGCACCACGGTGGGCGTGCGTTGTGCGGCGCCCTCGGTATGGACGGTGTATATTCAAGCCAGGGTGACGGTGCAAGGCGATTACATCGCCAGCGCCGTGCCGCTGGCCCAGGGCCAGCCCATCGTGGCGGCCCAGCTGACCACGCTCAAGGGCGACTTGACGGCGTTGCCGCCAGGCGTGGCCACCGATGCCAGCCAGGTGGTCGGCCGCAGCAGCAATCTCTCGCTGCCGGCCGGCGTGCCGCTGCGCCTCGACACGCTGCGCAGCCAGCAAGTGGTCTTACAGGGACAGCTGGTGCGCCTGGTCAGCAGCGGCAATGGCTTCAGCATCTCGTCGGAGGGCAAGGCCGCGGCCAACGCGGCCGAAGGCCAGACTGTCCAGGTCAGGACGGCCAGCGGCCAGTCGGTTTCCGGCGTGGCGCGGGCCGGCGGACTGGTCGAGGTAGCTTTCTGA
- the flgB gene encoding flagellar basal body rod protein FlgB, protein MLGKLDEHLRFNETVLSLRSQRQTVLASNIANADTPNYKARDIDFASALQGALDSKAALNTTAKKHYPNPQQPGQALADGTPLLYRGVVQGAVDGNTVDMDVERNQFADNALRYEAGVTFINSQIKGLLAAIQGGQ, encoded by the coding sequence ATGCTAGGGAAACTTGACGAACATTTGCGCTTTAACGAGACCGTGCTGAGCCTGCGCTCGCAGCGCCAGACCGTGCTCGCGTCGAATATCGCCAATGCCGATACGCCTAATTACAAGGCGCGCGACATCGACTTTGCCAGCGCCCTGCAAGGCGCGCTGGACAGCAAGGCCGCGCTGAACACCACGGCGAAAAAACATTATCCGAACCCGCAGCAGCCGGGCCAGGCGCTGGCGGACGGCACGCCGCTGCTGTACCGCGGCGTGGTGCAGGGCGCCGTCGACGGCAATACCGTCGATATGGATGTCGAGCGCAACCAGTTCGCCGACAACGCGCTGCGCTATGAGGCCGGCGTCACCTTCATCAATTCCCAGATCAAGGGCTTGCTGGCGGCCATCCAGGGAGGGCAGTAA
- the flgC gene encoding flagellar basal body rod protein FlgC yields the protein MSLFSIFNVSGSAMSAQAQRLNVVASNLANADSSTSATGEAYRAKQVVFEATPSANNASTGVKVQRVVEDPGPMKQVYDPKHPLADEKGYVTMPNVNVVDEMVNMLSASRSYQTNVETMNAAKSLLLKTLTIGQ from the coding sequence ATGTCGCTATTCAGTATTTTTAATGTTTCCGGTTCGGCCATGAGCGCCCAGGCCCAGCGCCTGAACGTGGTCGCTTCCAATCTGGCCAATGCCGACAGCTCCACCAGCGCCACCGGCGAAGCTTACCGCGCCAAGCAGGTGGTGTTCGAAGCCACGCCGTCGGCCAATAACGCCTCGACCGGGGTCAAGGTGCAGCGCGTAGTGGAGGATCCGGGGCCGATGAAGCAGGTCTACGACCCCAAGCATCCGCTGGCCGATGAGAAGGGCTATGTGACCATGCCCAATGTGAACGTGGTCGATGAGATGGTGAATATGCTGTCGGCCTCGCGCTCTTACCAGACCAATGTCGAAACGATGAACGCAGCCAAGTCGCTGCTCTTGAAAACCCTGACCATCGGTCAGTAA
- a CDS encoding flagellar hook assembly protein FlgD, whose amino-acid sequence MAVDTNTSVQGSGPSASLMNAVNPKKTTSTDSTKADQDKFMTLLLTQLKNQDPMNPLDNAQITSQLAQLQTVTGVNKLNATLESLKGDYKASASLAATNMINRGVLVPGSALQLASGKSIFGLDMGTGADQVQVEIKNDSGKTIHVIEMKNVKAGTVPLVWDGTLADGKKAPDGAYRIAVTATSDGKVLKDAAALTFGTVASVSTGAAGVKLNVPNVGTLTMDDIKQVL is encoded by the coding sequence ATGGCCGTCGATACCAATACCTCCGTCCAGGGCAGCGGCCCGTCCGCCTCGCTGATGAATGCCGTCAACCCGAAAAAGACGACGAGCACCGACAGCACCAAGGCCGACCAGGACAAGTTCATGACCCTGCTGCTGACTCAGCTGAAAAACCAGGACCCGATGAACCCGCTGGACAATGCCCAGATCACCAGCCAGCTGGCCCAACTGCAAACCGTGACCGGCGTGAACAAGCTGAACGCCACGCTCGAATCGCTGAAAGGCGACTACAAGGCCTCGGCCTCGCTGGCCGCCACGAATATGATCAACCGCGGCGTGCTGGTGCCGGGTTCGGCCCTGCAGCTGGCCAGCGGCAAATCCATCTTCGGCCTCGATATGGGGACGGGCGCTGACCAGGTGCAGGTCGAGATCAAGAACGACAGCGGCAAGACCATCCACGTGATCGAGATGAAGAATGTGAAGGCCGGCACCGTGCCCCTGGTGTGGGATGGCACGCTGGCCGACGGCAAGAAGGCGCCCGACGGCGCCTACCGCATCGCCGTCACTGCCACCAGCGACGGCAAGGTCTTGAAGGATGCCGCCGCCCTGACTTTCGGCACCGTGGCCAGCGTGTCGACCGGCGCCGCCGGCGTCAAATTAAACGTTCCCAACGTCGGCACGCTGACGATGGACGATATCAAACAAGTGTTGTAA
- a CDS encoding flagellar hook protein FlgE, which yields MFQQGLSGLNAADTSLKTIGNNIANASTVGFKGSVAQFADLYANSLNGVSGNNPGIGVSVSRLAQQFTQGGIETTNNPLDISINGGGFFRTEVNGATQYSRNGQFLLNKDGVITNAQGALVTGYVANKDGVILAGAPVPIKIDNSDLKPVATTNANFALNLDSRSDPPVKVPFSATDGTTFNKQTVLDVYDSLGNKHIMGVYYVKTAPNTWDVYMASDGIEMTAKQLAVTAASDQSVVDARAAYYAAASAVPPVPGAVDAARLDYAQKLGDLLVPAIDGALGNSQPIKDLINPTNHIGNRPDMNPQTIDAAFAAAVSVPAAKQATVVFDRSGNMDTTAMGALVPPQTLPFNINLPIFPDLGSLQPLNIKTNFLGTTQYGSITSEKSNTQDGYSSGSLERFAADEKGVIIGQYSNGKSRPLAQFVLVDFPSVDGLIPLGNNAWAESSASGAPQVGVPGDGKLGKLRSSSVEVSNVDLTKELVNMITAQRVYQANAQTIKTQDSIMQTLVNLR from the coding sequence ATGTTTCAACAAGGTCTCAGCGGCTTGAATGCCGCAGATACGTCGCTCAAAACGATCGGCAACAATATTGCCAATGCCAGCACGGTCGGCTTCAAGGGTTCCGTGGCCCAGTTCGCGGACCTGTATGCGAACTCGCTGAACGGCGTCAGCGGCAACAATCCCGGCATCGGCGTATCGGTCTCGCGGCTGGCACAACAATTCACGCAGGGCGGCATCGAAACGACGAATAATCCGCTGGACATTTCCATCAATGGCGGCGGCTTCTTCCGCACCGAGGTGAATGGCGCCACCCAGTATTCGCGCAATGGCCAGTTCCTCTTGAACAAGGATGGCGTCATCACCAATGCCCAGGGCGCGCTGGTGACCGGCTATGTGGCGAATAAGGATGGGGTGATCCTGGCCGGCGCGCCGGTGCCGATCAAGATCGACAACTCGGATTTGAAGCCGGTGGCCACCACCAATGCCAATTTCGCCCTGAACCTCGACTCGCGCAGCGACCCGCCGGTGAAGGTGCCGTTCAGTGCGACCGATGGCACGACGTTCAATAAGCAGACCGTGCTCGATGTCTACGATAGCCTGGGCAACAAGCACATCATGGGTGTGTATTATGTGAAGACGGCGCCCAATACCTGGGATGTGTATATGGCCAGCGACGGCATCGAGATGACGGCCAAGCAGCTGGCGGTGACGGCGGCGTCCGATCAAAGTGTCGTCGATGCGCGCGCTGCCTATTATGCGGCGGCCTCAGCGGTTCCGCCAGTGCCGGGTGCTGTCGATGCGGCCCGCCTGGACTATGCCCAAAAGCTTGGCGACCTGCTCGTGCCGGCGATCGACGGCGCGCTGGGCAATTCCCAGCCGATCAAGGACTTGATTAATCCCACCAACCATATCGGCAATCGACCCGATATGAATCCGCAAACCATCGACGCCGCTTTCGCTGCCGCCGTGTCGGTGCCGGCCGCCAAGCAGGCCACCGTCGTGTTCGACCGCTCCGGCAATATGGATACCACGGCGATGGGCGCCCTGGTGCCGCCGCAAACCCTGCCCTTCAATATCAATTTGCCGATCTTCCCCGATCTGGGCTCGCTGCAACCGCTGAATATCAAGACCAATTTCCTCGGCACCACGCAATATGGTTCGATCACCAGCGAGAAGTCGAATACCCAGGACGGTTATTCCTCGGGCAGCCTGGAGCGCTTTGCCGCCGACGAGAAGGGTGTGATCATCGGCCAGTACAGCAATGGCAAGTCGCGGCCGCTGGCCCAGTTCGTACTGGTCGACTTCCCCAGCGTCGATGGCCTGATCCCCTTGGGGAATAACGCCTGGGCTGAAAGCTCGGCCTCGGGCGCGCCCCAGGTCGGCGTGCCGGGGGACGGCAAACTGGGCAAGCTGCGCTCATCCTCGGTCGAGGTGTCGAACGTGGACTTGACCAAGGAGCTGGTGAATATGATCACGGCCCAGCGCGTCTACCAGGCCAATGCCCAGACCATCAAGACCCAGGACTCGATCATGCAGACCCTGGTCAACCTGCGCTAA
- the flgF gene encoding flagellar basal-body rod protein FlgF, with protein MDRLIYTAMTGARHILDQQATTSNNLANATTTGFRAQLDSFRAVPVVSEGLPTRTFVVDSTVGTDFRPGPIQTTANPLDVAMRGEGWLAVQSPDGSEAYTRSGSLKVSTNGLLQTRAGHNLIGENGPIAIPPDSEISIASDGTVSAISTVQTQPGPSNVLGRIKLVNPPPTELLRGDDGLFRLQSGLPADVDQNVRLVDGAVEGSNVNPVDAMVNMIALARSFETQMSLLKNAENNAAKATQILALN; from the coding sequence ATGGACCGACTGATTTACACCGCCATGACGGGCGCCAGGCACATCCTGGACCAGCAGGCCACCACCTCGAACAACCTGGCCAACGCCACCACCACCGGCTTTCGCGCCCAGCTCGACTCCTTCCGCGCCGTGCCCGTGGTGTCGGAGGGTTTGCCCACGCGCACCTTCGTGGTCGATTCCACGGTGGGCACGGATTTCCGTCCGGGCCCGATCCAGACCACGGCCAACCCGCTCGACGTGGCCATGCGCGGCGAGGGCTGGCTGGCGGTGCAGTCGCCCGACGGCTCGGAAGCGTATACGCGCAGCGGCAGCCTGAAGGTCAGTACCAATGGCTTGCTGCAGACGCGCGCCGGCCACAATCTGATCGGCGAAAATGGGCCGATCGCCATTCCGCCCGACAGCGAAATCAGCATCGCCTCGGATGGCACGGTGTCAGCCATCAGTACCGTGCAGACCCAGCCCGGTCCCTCGAATGTGCTGGGACGCATCAAGCTGGTGAATCCGCCGCCCACCGAGCTGCTGCGCGGTGACGATGGCCTGTTCCGTCTGCAATCGGGCTTGCCGGCCGATGTCGACCAGAATGTGCGCCTGGTCGATGGCGCCGTCGAGGGCAGCAATGTCAACCCGGTCGACGCCATGGTGAACATGATCGCGCTGGCGCGCTCGTTTGAGACGCAAATGAGCTTGCTGAAGAATGCCGAGAATAACGCGGCGAAAGCTACCCAGATCCTCGCTTTGAATTGA
- the flgG gene encoding flagellar basal-body rod protein FlgG, with amino-acid sequence MIRSLWIAKTGMEAMQTQMDVVSNNLANVSTNGFKKSRAVFEDLLYQNIRQPGGQSSQQTQLPSGMQQGTGVRPVAIERIHTQGNPQSTGNDKDLMVNGPGFFTVLLPDGTTAYTRDGSFQRDNNGQMVTSSGFPLQPAITIPINTREITVGRDGTVSAKVDGQIAAQQIGSIQLATFINPTGLESRGENLYVETGASGAAQTNQPGTNGTGLILQGYVEVSNVNVVEEMVNMIQTQRAYEINSKAITTSDQMLQKLSQL; translated from the coding sequence ATGATCCGTTCCTTATGGATTGCCAAGACCGGCATGGAGGCCATGCAGACGCAAATGGACGTGGTGTCCAACAACCTGGCCAACGTCAGCACCAATGGCTTCAAGAAATCGCGCGCCGTCTTCGAAGACCTGCTGTACCAGAATATCCGCCAGCCCGGCGGCCAATCCTCGCAGCAGACCCAGCTGCCTTCGGGCATGCAGCAAGGCACGGGCGTGCGCCCGGTGGCCATCGAGCGCATCCATACCCAGGGCAATCCCCAGTCCACCGGCAACGACAAGGACTTGATGGTCAACGGTCCCGGTTTCTTCACCGTGCTGCTGCCGGACGGCACCACGGCGTACACGCGCGACGGCTCTTTCCAGCGCGACAATAATGGCCAGATGGTCACGTCCAGCGGCTTCCCGCTGCAGCCGGCCATCACCATCCCCATCAATACGCGTGAAATCACGGTCGGCCGCGACGGCACCGTGTCGGCCAAGGTCGACGGCCAGATCGCGGCGCAGCAGATCGGCAGCATCCAGCTGGCCACCTTCATCAACCCCACGGGCCTGGAGTCGCGCGGCGAGAACCTGTATGTGGAGACGGGCGCCTCGGGCGCGGCCCAGACCAACCAGCCCGGCACCAACGGCACCGGGCTGATCCTGCAAGGCTATGTCGAGGTGTCGAACGTGAATGTGGTGGAGGAGATGGTGAATATGATCCAGACCCAGCGCGCCTACGAAATCAATAGCAAGGCCATCACCACTTCGGACCAGATGCTGCAAAAGCTGTCGCAGCTGTAA
- a CDS encoding flagellar basal body L-ring protein FlgH: MKTVYTVLTAAALLAGCTATPTSIVQGPTTARPLTAAQLPAPANGAIFQANAYRPHFEDRRARQVGDLINIVITERTSAVKNGSSTGNKSGSVNFGVPGPLQDRFGATVAASGATKYADGDNQTANNTFTGNIGATVVEVLPNGNLIVAGEKQIGMNKGTEFIRFSGMVNPDSIGAGNTVQSTAVADARVEYRTNSQIDRAEMTAMMSRFFLSLLPF; this comes from the coding sequence ATGAAAACCGTGTACACCGTTTTGACCGCCGCGGCCCTGCTGGCCGGCTGCACCGCCACGCCGACCTCCATCGTGCAGGGGCCGACCACGGCGCGGCCCTTGACGGCAGCCCAGCTGCCGGCGCCGGCCAATGGCGCCATCTTCCAGGCCAATGCCTACCGTCCCCATTTCGAAGACCGGCGCGCGCGCCAGGTCGGGGACCTGATCAATATCGTCATCACCGAGCGCACCTCGGCGGTGAAAAACGGCAGCAGCACGGGCAATAAGTCGGGCAGCGTCAACTTCGGCGTGCCGGGCCCGCTGCAAGACCGTTTCGGCGCCACCGTCGCCGCCAGCGGCGCCACCAAGTATGCCGACGGCGACAACCAGACCGCCAACAATACCTTCACCGGCAATATCGGCGCCACCGTGGTTGAGGTGCTGCCGAACGGCAATCTGATCGTGGCCGGCGAAAAGCAGATCGGCATGAACAAGGGCACGGAATTCATCCGCTTCTCGGGCATGGTCAATCCCGATTCGATCGGCGCCGGCAATACCGTGCAGTCGACGGCGGTGGCCGACGCCCGCGTGGAATACCGCACCAATAGCCAGATCGACCGCGCCGAAATGACGGCGATGATGTCGCGCTTCTTCCTCAGCCTGCTTCCCTTCTGA